In Pseudomonas asiatica, the following are encoded in one genomic region:
- a CDS encoding TatD family hydrolase, with amino-acid sequence MRLIDTHTHLDFPDFDADRQQLLANAVSRGVERMVVLGVYQANFQRVWDLACADQRLFAALGLHPIYLDQHRPEHLAQLREWLERLRGDPRLCAVGEFGLDYYLEDLDKARQQALFEAQLQMACDFELPALLHVRRSHAQVIATLKRYKPARAGVIHAFAGSYEEAREYIKLGFRLGLGGAGTWPQALRLRKTLARLPLDSVVLETDAPDMAPVMFPGVRNSPEHLPEIAGALAQVMGVEVGELAEASSRNACELFRW; translated from the coding sequence ATGCGCCTGATCGACACCCACACCCACCTGGACTTCCCCGACTTCGACGCCGACCGCCAACAACTGCTGGCCAACGCGGTGTCGCGCGGGGTGGAGAGGATGGTGGTGCTGGGGGTGTACCAGGCGAATTTCCAGCGGGTGTGGGACCTGGCCTGTGCCGACCAGCGCCTGTTCGCCGCGCTCGGCCTGCACCCGATCTACCTTGACCAGCATCGCCCGGAGCACCTGGCGCAGCTGCGCGAGTGGCTGGAGCGCCTGCGCGGCGACCCACGGCTATGTGCCGTGGGCGAGTTTGGCCTGGACTATTACCTCGAAGACCTGGACAAGGCCCGCCAGCAGGCGCTGTTCGAAGCGCAACTGCAGATGGCCTGCGACTTTGAACTGCCCGCCCTGCTCCACGTGCGCCGCAGCCATGCGCAGGTGATCGCCACGCTCAAGCGCTACAAGCCGGCGCGGGCGGGGGTGATACATGCGTTTGCCGGCAGTTACGAAGAGGCCCGCGAGTACATCAAGCTGGGCTTCCGGCTTGGGCTTGGCGGTGCGGGTACCTGGCCGCAGGCCCTACGGCTGCGCAAGACCCTGGCGCGGTTGCCGCTGGACAGCGTGGTGCTGGAGACCGATGCGCCGGACATGGCGCCGGTTATGTTCCCCGGGGTAAGGAACAGCCCGGAACACCTGCCGGAGATTGCCGGGGCGCTGGCGCAGGTGATGGGTGTGGAAGTTGGCGAACTGGCTGAGGCCAGTAGTCGCAACGCTTGCGAGTTGTTTCGCTGGTAG
- the cra gene encoding catabolite repressor/activator, with protein sequence MKLSDIARLAGVSVTTASYVINGKAEQQRISNSTVERVRAVVEAHGFTPNPQAAGLRSRHTRTLGFILPDLENPSYARIAKQLEQGARARGYQLLIASSDDQPDSERQLQQLFRARRCDALFVASCLPPEDDSYRELQDKGLPVIAIDRRLDPAHFCSVISDDRDASRQLAASLLSAAPRSIALIGARPELSVSQARAGGFDEALQGYAGEVRRYQGEAFSRECGQRLMQQLIDDLGGLPDALVTTSYVLLQGVFDTLQARTADSRQLQLGTFGDNQLLDFLPLPVNAMAQQHGLIAATALELALAAIEDKRYEPGVHAVGRTFKQRITAA encoded by the coding sequence GTGAAACTCAGCGATATCGCCCGTCTGGCCGGTGTGTCCGTGACCACTGCCAGCTACGTCATCAATGGCAAGGCCGAACAGCAGCGCATCAGCAACAGCACTGTCGAGCGGGTACGCGCGGTGGTCGAGGCCCACGGCTTCACCCCCAACCCGCAGGCCGCTGGCCTGCGCAGCCGGCATACCCGCACTCTGGGCTTCATTCTCCCGGATCTGGAGAACCCCAGCTACGCCCGCATTGCCAAGCAGCTCGAACAAGGTGCCCGCGCCCGTGGCTACCAGTTGCTGATTGCCAGCAGCGACGACCAGCCCGACAGCGAGCGCCAGTTGCAACAGCTGTTCCGCGCCCGCCGTTGCGATGCACTGTTCGTCGCCAGCTGCCTGCCGCCAGAAGACGACAGCTACCGCGAGCTGCAGGACAAAGGCCTGCCGGTAATCGCCATCGACCGCCGCCTGGACCCTGCGCACTTCTGCTCGGTGATCAGCGACGACCGCGACGCCAGCCGCCAGCTGGCCGCCAGCTTGTTGAGCGCCGCCCCGCGCAGCATCGCCTTGATCGGCGCCCGCCCCGAGCTGTCGGTCAGCCAGGCACGTGCCGGTGGCTTCGACGAAGCCCTGCAAGGCTATGCCGGCGAGGTTCGCCGCTATCAGGGCGAAGCGTTCAGCCGAGAGTGCGGCCAGCGCCTGATGCAGCAACTGATCGATGACCTTGGCGGCCTGCCGGATGCCCTGGTGACAACCTCCTACGTGCTGCTGCAAGGGGTGTTCGACACCCTGCAGGCGCGCACTGCCGACTCACGCCAGCTGCAGCTGGGTACCTTTGGCGACAACCAGTTGCTCGACTTCCTGCCGCTGCCAGTCAATGCCATGGCCCAGCAGCATGGCCTGATTGCCGCCACCGCGCTGGAACTGGCACTGGCCGCGATCGAGGACAAACGCTACGAACCTGGCGTGCATGCCGTCGGTCGAACGTTCAAGCAACGCATTACAGCGGCCTGA
- the ptsP gene encoding phosphoenolpyruvate--protein phosphotransferase encodes MLELAKEQIAMGQKAADKAEALRLLADRLVADGLVAEGYLQGLQAREAQGSTFLGQGIAIPHGTPQTRDLVYATGVRLLQFPEGVDWGDGQMVYLAIGIAARSDEHLRLLQLLTRALGETDLAEALRRAGSAEALLKLLQGAPQELALDAQLVGLNLPAEDFDELAWRGARLLQRADCVDSGFAAVLQQAEPLPLGEGLWWLHSERQVRQPGLAFITPQQPLRYRDQPLNGLFCLASLGAAHQALLERLCEVLIEGRGQMLYQATSSRAVLEVLGGEAPAGWPSARVVLANPHGLHARPAKVLAQLAKGFDGEIRVRLADSAQPAVSVKSLSKLLSLGARRGQTLELVAEPGIAPDALPVLLAAIEQGLGEEVEPLPQSAEVVAGAAAEVLQAPAAGSRIHGVGAAPGIACGPAHVCVEREFDYPLRGESCAQERQKLREAVATVNGELQALVQRSDKAIGEIFVTHQEMLADPALSDDVEQRLGQGESAAAAWMAVIEAAARQQESLHDALLAERAADLRDIGRRVLAQLCGVQAQAEPEQPYVLVMTEVGPSDVARLDPSRVAGIVTAQGGATAHSAIVARALGIPAVVGAGASILLLDSGTPLLLDGQRGVVSVAPPADELQKALAERDLREQRLQAAWANRFEPAVTRDGHAVEVFANIGESNGIAKVVEQGAEGVGLLRTELIFMAHTQAPDVATQEAEYRRVLDGLDGRPLVVRTLDVGGDKPLPYWPIAAEENPFLGVRGVRLTLQRPQVMEDQLRALLRAADQRPLRIMFPMVGQVHEWREARAMVERLRAEIPVADLQLGIMVEVPSAALLAPQLAREVDFFSIGTNDLTQYTLAIDRGHPSLSAQADGLHPAVLSLIDMTVRAAHAHGKWVGVCGELAADPQAVAVLLGLDVDELSVAARSIAEVKALVRQADHQTARALAREALQQDSAAAVRALVERY; translated from the coding sequence ATGCTCGAGCTCGCCAAGGAGCAGATAGCCATGGGCCAGAAGGCCGCCGACAAGGCCGAGGCATTGCGCCTGCTGGCCGACCGGCTGGTCGCTGACGGCCTGGTCGCCGAGGGATACCTGCAAGGGCTGCAGGCCCGAGAGGCACAAGGCTCCACCTTCCTTGGGCAGGGCATTGCCATCCCCCATGGCACGCCGCAGACCCGTGACCTGGTGTACGCCACCGGCGTGCGCCTGTTGCAGTTTCCCGAGGGCGTGGACTGGGGCGATGGCCAGATGGTCTATCTGGCTATCGGCATCGCTGCCCGTTCCGATGAGCACCTGCGCCTGTTGCAACTGCTGACCCGCGCCCTGGGCGAGACCGACCTGGCCGAAGCTCTGCGCCGCGCCGGTTCCGCGGAGGCGTTGCTGAAGCTGTTGCAGGGCGCGCCTCAGGAACTGGCGCTGGATGCGCAGTTGGTCGGCCTGAACCTGCCGGCCGAAGACTTCGATGAACTGGCCTGGCGCGGCGCCCGCCTGTTACAGCGCGCCGACTGCGTCGATAGCGGTTTTGCCGCCGTCCTGCAGCAGGCCGAACCGCTGCCGCTGGGCGAGGGCCTGTGGTGGCTGCACAGCGAGCGCCAGGTGCGCCAGCCGGGGCTGGCCTTCATCACCCCGCAGCAGCCGCTGCGTTACCGCGACCAACCGCTCAACGGCCTGTTCTGCCTGGCCAGCCTCGGTGCAGCCCACCAGGCCTTGCTCGAACGCCTGTGCGAAGTGCTGATCGAAGGCCGCGGGCAGATGCTCTACCAGGCCACCAGCAGCCGCGCGGTGCTGGAGGTGCTAGGCGGTGAGGCGCCGGCAGGCTGGCCCAGTGCGCGCGTGGTGCTGGCCAACCCGCACGGTTTGCATGCCCGCCCGGCAAAGGTATTGGCGCAACTGGCCAAAGGTTTCGATGGGGAAATCCGTGTGCGGCTGGCGGATAGCGCGCAGCCGGCGGTGTCGGTGAAGAGCCTGAGCAAGCTGCTCAGTCTCGGCGCCCGACGTGGCCAGACACTGGAACTGGTGGCTGAGCCCGGCATCGCCCCCGATGCCTTGCCGGTGCTGTTGGCCGCCATCGAACAAGGCCTGGGTGAAGAGGTGGAGCCACTGCCGCAGAGTGCTGAGGTTGTAGCTGGCGCAGCGGCCGAAGTGCTGCAAGCGCCCGCGGCCGGTAGCCGTATCCACGGCGTGGGTGCTGCGCCCGGCATTGCCTGTGGCCCGGCCCATGTGTGTGTCGAGCGTGAGTTCGACTACCCCCTGCGCGGTGAGTCCTGCGCCCAGGAGCGGCAGAAGCTGCGTGAAGCTGTGGCGACCGTGAATGGCGAGCTGCAGGCCTTGGTCCAGCGCAGCGACAAGGCCATTGGCGAAATCTTCGTCACCCATCAGGAAATGCTCGCAGACCCGGCCCTGAGCGACGATGTCGAGCAGCGCCTGGGCCAGGGCGAAAGCGCCGCGGCAGCATGGATGGCAGTGATCGAGGCGGCGGCGCGTCAACAGGAGTCGCTGCACGATGCCTTGCTCGCCGAACGTGCTGCCGACCTGCGTGACATCGGCCGCCGCGTGCTGGCGCAGTTGTGTGGCGTGCAGGCCCAGGCTGAACCCGAGCAACCCTACGTGCTGGTAATGACCGAAGTCGGCCCGTCCGATGTCGCCCGGCTGGACCCGAGCCGCGTCGCCGGTATCGTCACCGCTCAGGGTGGCGCCACCGCCCACAGTGCCATCGTCGCCCGTGCCTTGGGTATTCCGGCGGTTGTGGGCGCGGGGGCGTCGATACTGCTGTTGGACAGCGGCACGCCGTTGCTGCTCGATGGCCAGCGTGGCGTGGTCAGCGTGGCGCCGCCGGCGGATGAACTGCAAAAGGCCCTGGCCGAGCGCGACCTGCGCGAGCAACGCTTGCAGGCCGCCTGGGCCAACCGCTTCGAGCCGGCGGTCACTCGCGATGGTCACGCTGTCGAGGTGTTTGCCAACATCGGCGAGAGCAACGGCATCGCCAAGGTAGTGGAGCAGGGCGCCGAAGGCGTGGGCCTGCTGCGCACCGAGTTGATTTTCATGGCCCACACCCAGGCCCCGGACGTGGCGACCCAGGAAGCCGAGTACCGCCGCGTGCTCGATGGCCTCGACGGGCGCCCGCTGGTGGTGCGCACCCTCGATGTTGGTGGCGACAAGCCGCTGCCGTACTGGCCGATCGCTGCCGAGGAAAACCCGTTCCTCGGTGTGCGCGGCGTACGCCTTACCCTGCAGCGCCCGCAGGTGATGGAAGACCAGTTGCGCGCCTTGCTGCGCGCTGCCGACCAGCGCCCGCTGCGCATCATGTTCCCGATGGTCGGGCAGGTGCATGAATGGCGCGAGGCGCGCGCCATGGTCGAGCGCCTGCGCGCCGAGATCCCGGTAGCCGACCTGCAACTGGGTATCATGGTCGAAGTGCCCTCGGCAGCGCTGTTGGCACCACAACTGGCGCGCGAAGTGGACTTTTTCAGCATCGGCACCAACGACCTGACCCAGTACACCTTGGCCATCGACCGTGGTCACCCCAGTCTCTCGGCCCAGGCCGACGGCCTGCACCCGGCGGTGCTCAGCCTGATCGACATGACCGTGCGCGCCGCCCATGCCCATGGCAAGTGGGTGGGCGTGTGCGGCGAGCTGGCGGCCGACCCGCAGGCAGTGGCCGTGCTGCTGGGCCTGGACGTGGACGAACTCAGCGTCGCCGCGCGCAGCATTGCCGAAGTCAAGGCCCTGGTTCGCCAGGCCGATCACCAGACGGCCCGCGCCCTGGCGCGCGAGGCCCTGCAACAGGACAGCGCCGCAGCGGTTCGCGCGCTGGTGGAGCGTTACTGA
- the pfkB gene encoding 1-phosphofructokinase has product MAKILTLTLNPALDITIGLGTLRPGQVNRSQEQHSHAAGKGLNVAQVLADLGHTVTVGGFLGRDNLQPFEALIDWRGFVDCFVRVPGETRSNIKLVEADGRVTDINGQGPEVDEAARSALLRCLAQVAPGHDAVVVAGSLPRGISADWFRQLLEQLKAQGLKVALDSSGEALRAGLQSSPWLVKPNTEELGEVLGLAVDNPAQQRAAAERLLASGVEHVVVSAGEQGVSWFTHGHAVHACPPKVQVASTVGAGDSLVAGMVHGLLQGEAPAQTLTRATAIAAQAVTQVGFGILDREQLARLEAAVQLKEQKEGCR; this is encoded by the coding sequence ATGGCCAAGATCCTCACCCTCACCCTGAACCCTGCGCTGGATATCACCATCGGCCTGGGTACCCTGCGCCCAGGGCAGGTCAATCGCAGCCAGGAGCAGCACAGCCACGCCGCAGGCAAGGGGCTGAACGTTGCCCAGGTACTGGCCGACCTGGGCCACACCGTCACTGTTGGCGGCTTCCTCGGGCGTGACAACCTGCAGCCTTTCGAGGCGCTGATCGACTGGCGCGGCTTCGTCGACTGCTTTGTCCGCGTGCCGGGCGAAACCCGCAGTAATATCAAGCTGGTCGAAGCCGATGGCCGTGTCACCGACATCAACGGCCAAGGCCCGGAAGTCGACGAAGCGGCGCGCAGTGCATTGCTGCGCTGCCTGGCGCAGGTTGCCCCGGGCCACGATGCGGTGGTGGTGGCTGGTAGCCTGCCGCGTGGGATCAGCGCCGACTGGTTCCGACAGTTGCTCGAACAGCTCAAGGCGCAAGGCCTGAAGGTGGCCCTGGACAGCAGCGGCGAAGCCCTGCGTGCCGGCCTGCAGAGCTCGCCCTGGCTGGTCAAGCCTAATACCGAAGAGTTGGGCGAGGTGCTCGGCCTGGCTGTGGATAACCCGGCGCAGCAGCGCGCTGCTGCCGAGCGCCTGCTGGCCAGTGGCGTCGAACACGTGGTGGTGTCGGCGGGAGAGCAGGGCGTCAGCTGGTTCACCCACGGCCATGCCGTACATGCTTGCCCGCCCAAGGTGCAGGTTGCCAGCACAGTGGGTGCAGGTGATTCGCTGGTGGCCGGCATGGTCCACGGCCTGCTGCAGGGCGAAGCCCCGGCGCAGACCTTGACCCGTGCAACCGCCATCGCTGCACAGGCTGTTACCCAGGTTGGTTTCGGCATCCTTGACCGCGAGCAACTGGCGCGTCTGGAAGCTGCCGTGCAACTGAAAGAACAAAAAGAGGGTTGCCGATGA
- a CDS encoding PTS fructose-like transporter subunit IIB — translation MNIAIVTACPNGQVSSVLSARLLSAAAQRRGWSTSVEVQDAGHPERQLSATQIAEADWVLVVSTGPVDLERFVGKRVYQSTPSQALADREGFLDEAASNARLLATVPGLPAETGSAGARIVAVTACPTGVAHTFMAAEALQQAAQQLGYELTVETQGSVGARNPLSAEAIAAADVVLLAADIEVPTARFAGKRIYRCGTGIALKQARATLDKALADAKVENSGDAAAASTPAKGEKSGVYKHLLTGVSFMLPMVVAGGLLIALSFVFGIEAYKEAGTLPAALMQIGGEAAFKLMVPLLAGYIAWSIADRPGLAPGMIGGLLASTLGAGFIGGIVAGFLAGYSAKAIARWARLPSSLEALKPILIIPLLASLFTGLVMIYVVGQPVAAMLEGLTHFLDSMGTTNAILLGLLLGGMMCVDLGGPINKAAYAFSVGLLASSSYAPMAATMAAGMVPPIGLGIASFLARRKFAQSEREAGKAALALGLCFISEGAIPFAAKDPLRVIPASVAGGALTGALSMYFGCKLMAPHGGLFVLLIPNAINHALLYLLAIVAGSLLTAVVYAVIKKSERVELAVAPVKG, via the coding sequence ATGAACATTGCCATTGTCACTGCCTGCCCCAACGGCCAGGTATCAAGCGTGCTGAGCGCGCGCTTGCTGTCCGCCGCAGCCCAGCGGCGAGGCTGGAGTACCAGCGTCGAAGTGCAGGATGCCGGCCACCCCGAGCGGCAACTGAGCGCCACGCAGATCGCCGAGGCCGACTGGGTGCTGGTGGTCAGCACCGGCCCGGTGGACCTGGAGCGTTTCGTCGGCAAGCGCGTGTACCAGAGCACGCCATCCCAGGCTTTGGCCGACCGCGAAGGCTTCCTCGATGAGGCGGCTTCCAACGCCCGTCTGCTGGCCACGGTGCCAGGACTTCCGGCTGAAACTGGCAGCGCTGGCGCACGCATCGTCGCCGTCACGGCTTGCCCGACTGGCGTCGCGCATACATTCATGGCCGCGGAAGCCTTGCAGCAGGCTGCGCAGCAACTGGGCTACGAGCTCACCGTCGAGACCCAGGGCTCGGTCGGTGCGCGCAACCCCTTGTCTGCCGAAGCCATCGCTGCAGCGGATGTAGTGCTGCTGGCCGCCGACATCGAAGTGCCCACCGCGCGTTTCGCTGGCAAGCGCATTTACCGTTGTGGCACCGGTATCGCCCTCAAGCAGGCCCGCGCGACCCTCGACAAGGCCCTGGCTGATGCCAAGGTGGAAAACAGCGGCGATGCCGCAGCGGCGAGCACGCCAGCCAAGGGCGAGAAGAGCGGGGTATACAAGCACCTGCTCACTGGCGTGTCGTTCATGCTGCCGATGGTGGTGGCTGGCGGCCTGCTGATTGCCCTGTCGTTCGTATTCGGTATCGAGGCTTACAAAGAAGCGGGCACCTTGCCGGCGGCGTTGATGCAGATCGGTGGCGAGGCTGCGTTCAAGTTGATGGTGCCGCTGCTGGCGGGCTACATCGCCTGGTCCATCGCCGACCGCCCGGGGCTGGCGCCCGGCATGATCGGCGGCCTGCTGGCCAGCACCCTGGGCGCCGGTTTCATCGGTGGTATCGTCGCCGGCTTCCTCGCCGGCTACAGCGCCAAGGCCATTGCCCGCTGGGCGCGCCTGCCCAGCAGCCTGGAGGCACTCAAGCCGATCCTGATCATCCCGCTGCTGGCCAGCCTGTTCACCGGCCTGGTGATGATCTACGTGGTCGGCCAGCCGGTGGCGGCGATGCTGGAAGGGCTCACGCATTTTCTCGACAGCATGGGCACCACCAATGCCATCCTCTTGGGCCTGTTGCTGGGCGGCATGATGTGCGTCGATCTGGGAGGGCCGATCAACAAGGCCGCCTATGCCTTCTCGGTGGGGCTGTTGGCCTCGTCGAGCTATGCACCGATGGCAGCGACCATGGCCGCCGGCATGGTGCCGCCGATTGGCCTGGGTATCGCCAGCTTCCTGGCCCGACGCAAGTTTGCCCAGAGCGAGCGTGAAGCGGGCAAGGCGGCCCTGGCGCTGGGGCTGTGCTTCATATCCGAAGGGGCGATCCCGTTTGCCGCCAAGGACCCGCTGCGGGTGATCCCGGCCAGCGTGGCCGGCGGGGCATTGACCGGGGCATTGTCGATGTACTTCGGCTGCAAGCTGATGGCGCCGCACGGCGGCCTGTTCGTGTTGCTGATACCCAATGCGATCAACCATGCGCTGCTGTACTTGTTGGCGATCGTGGCGGGCAGCCTGCTGACGGCGGTGGTGTATGCGGTGATCAAGAAGAGCGAGCGGGTGGAGTTGGCGGTAGCGCCGGTGAAGGGTTAG
- a CDS encoding DUF3820 family protein, with protein sequence MKPETLELLVTRTMPFGKYQGRIIADLPGDYLAWFARKGFPAGELGGLLALMHEIDHNGLGDLLVPLRQKHGR encoded by the coding sequence ATGAAGCCGGAAACCCTCGAACTGCTGGTCACCCGCACCATGCCGTTTGGCAAGTACCAGGGACGAATCATTGCCGACTTGCCAGGGGATTACCTGGCCTGGTTTGCGCGCAAGGGTTTCCCGGCGGGGGAATTGGGTGGGTTGCTGGCGCTGATGCACGAGATCGATCACAATGGGCTGGGCGATCTGCTTGTGCCGTTGCGGCAGAAGCACGGGCGTTGA
- a CDS encoding ferritin-like domain-containing protein yields MSNPNKDVIDVLNDLIEYSKDGEKGFKASADDVKNPELKAFFVQRAGECANAAGELQSEVRRLGGDPETSTSISGDLHRGWVNLKAMVTGKDEEAVLNEVERGEDHALKAYKEAREKLVKLGRTASDQTYTLVEKQLQGVQRNHDQVRALRNAARARS; encoded by the coding sequence ATGAGCAATCCCAACAAAGACGTGATCGACGTGCTCAACGACCTGATCGAGTACAGCAAGGATGGTGAGAAAGGTTTCAAGGCCTCGGCCGATGATGTGAAGAACCCCGAACTTAAAGCGTTCTTCGTTCAACGTGCCGGTGAGTGCGCCAATGCCGCCGGCGAACTGCAGAGCGAAGTGCGTCGCCTGGGGGGCGACCCGGAAACCTCCACCAGCATCAGCGGTGACCTGCATCGGGGTTGGGTAAACCTCAAGGCAATGGTCACCGGCAAGGATGAGGAAGCGGTGCTGAACGAGGTGGAGCGGGGCGAGGACCATGCCCTCAAGGCCTACAAGGAAGCTCGCGAGAAACTGGTCAAGCTGGGCCGCACCGCCAGCGACCAGACCTACACCTTGGTGGAAAAACAGCTGCAAGGTGTGCAGCGTAACCATGATCAGGTCAGAGCCTTGCGCAACGCCGCGCGCGCCCGCAGCTAG
- a CDS encoding GGDEF domain-containing protein: protein MTSRSPRFALYRSHPELLLNLGSCLAVLAIVAIVSYLLARERDNIELSAIRSSNNIVQLIESDILRNVELYDQSLQGLIWAVGRKELPEIPGPVRQRLLFNEAFVDRKRGDVLWLDKQGNVVGDSTSSVPRKANFSGTGVFQAHLHNANLGLLVGPPFKARLGDLDWCISFSRRISGPNGEFVGLAAGALRLSYFSDLFQRLDIGDDSSINLLNTDGQLLARQPSRAQDPAIGSNYAERPNFKRILSEQNGSFTARSSRNGTPRMYTFARVAQLPLIVLVVRSADEVFESWRRTAIVVGVATGVLCVGILWLTLLLGRELRRRQEAEQGLANLAATDSLTGLPNRRHLDQVLRQEWARAQRNRKSLAVLMVDVDHFKAFNQRHGHAGGDHALREVARTIEACIRRPADLAARYGGEEFQVVLPETDLAGAQLLAERIRASVEALAPFADDAHSVTVSIGIGLSGTQHDLARVLGAADEALYRAKAKGRNRVEGPAD from the coding sequence ATGACCTCCCGATCACCGCGTTTCGCACTCTACAGGTCACACCCCGAGCTGCTCCTCAACCTGGGCAGTTGCCTTGCCGTGCTCGCCATCGTGGCCATCGTCAGCTACCTGCTGGCGCGGGAGCGCGACAATATCGAGCTGTCGGCGATCCGCTCGTCCAACAATATTGTCCAGCTGATCGAAAGCGACATCCTGCGCAACGTCGAACTCTACGACCAGTCGCTGCAGGGCCTGATCTGGGCGGTCGGGCGCAAGGAGCTGCCGGAAATACCCGGCCCGGTGCGCCAACGCCTGCTATTCAATGAAGCCTTCGTCGACCGCAAGCGCGGTGACGTGCTGTGGCTGGACAAGCAAGGCAACGTGGTGGGCGATTCCACCAGCAGCGTGCCACGCAAGGCCAACTTCAGCGGTACAGGGGTATTCCAGGCCCATCTGCACAACGCCAACCTCGGCCTGCTGGTCGGCCCGCCGTTCAAGGCCAGGCTCGGCGACCTGGACTGGTGCATCAGTTTCAGCCGGCGCATTTCCGGGCCCAATGGCGAGTTCGTCGGCCTGGCCGCGGGGGCACTGCGCCTGTCGTACTTCAGTGACCTGTTCCAGCGCCTGGACATCGGCGACGATAGCAGCATCAACCTGCTCAACACAGACGGCCAACTGTTGGCCCGCCAGCCCAGCCGCGCGCAAGACCCGGCGATTGGCAGCAATTATGCCGAACGGCCCAATTTCAAACGCATTCTCAGCGAGCAGAACGGCAGCTTTACCGCACGCTCCAGCCGCAACGGCACCCCGCGCATGTACACCTTTGCCCGGGTCGCTCAGTTGCCGCTGATCGTGCTGGTCGTGCGTTCGGCCGATGAAGTTTTCGAGTCGTGGCGCCGCACTGCGATCGTGGTCGGCGTCGCCACAGGGGTACTGTGTGTGGGTATCCTCTGGCTGACCCTGCTGCTGGGCCGCGAGTTGCGCCGCCGGCAAGAGGCCGAACAGGGTCTGGCCAACCTGGCCGCCACCGACAGCCTGACCGGCTTGCCCAACCGCCGCCACCTGGACCAGGTACTCCGTCAGGAATGGGCCCGCGCCCAGCGCAATCGCAAGTCATTGGCAGTGCTGATGGTGGATGTGGATCACTTCAAGGCATTCAACCAGCGCCACGGCCACGCCGGTGGCGACCATGCCTTGCGCGAAGTGGCCAGGACCATCGAGGCGTGCATCCGGCGCCCGGCCGATCTGGCGGCGCGCTATGGGGGTGAAGAATTCCAGGTGGTGTTGCCGGAAACTGACCTGGCCGGTGCGCAACTGCTGGCGGAGCGCATCCGCGCCAGCGTCGAGGCGCTGGCACCGTTTGCCGACGATGCCCACTCTGTCACGGTGAGCATCGGCATTGGCCTGTCAGGCACCCAGCACGACCTGGCGAGGGTGCTGGGTGCTGCCGATGAAGCGCTCTACCGGGCCAAGGCCAAAGGCCGCAACCGGGTAGAGGGGCCTGCGGACTAG